The DNA region CAGGATGCCCATGGCCATCAATTTCTGGATCTCGCGGTTATCCCGCGTGCTCAGGTAGGCGACCACCCCCCGCTGGCCGGCGCGTCCGTCGCAGAGGGGACCCACTTCCTGCACACGATCCTCTGCGGCTTTGAGGCAGCAGTTCCCGCGCGGGATGGGATGGCCGTCGGGGCAGGTCAGGGGATGCCCGAGCAGGGTACAGATTTTGTCTTCCAGTCCCGGGCGTAAAATATGCTCAAACTGGCAGGCGTCTTCCTCGGCTTCTTCCCCGGTGACCTGCAGGACATCCTTGAGCAGGCATTCCGCAAGACGGTGCCGGCGCACGACGTCGCGGCCTCCTTGCAGGCCGCTTTCCGTGAGGGTGGGCTGGCCGGCCGTGAGGGTAATCAGCCCGGCCGCTACCGCAGCCTTCAGCGTGTCGTCAGTGGCTGGACGCGGCGGACGTGTGTGGCGCTCGTGCTGGAGATACAGATCCTCAAGGACTTCCTCAATCCGGGGGTCATTCATGATTTTTCTCCCTGTTATTCTTTTTGAAAAAGGCCCGGATCTTTTTGATCAGTCCCGGCTCTCGTGGCGATTCATACCCGCAATAAGGGCATTTCACCAGATGGCAGCCCCCTCCCGACGGACAGCCACTACAGGCATCTTTGGCCTGCTCGTCATCAAATTCGCGTTGGCAAAATGAACACTTCATTAGAAATGCATCCAGAGTAAGACGATATGGGTCAGATACCCGGTCGAAAAGGCGGTGACCAGCACCCCTGCCGAAATCCATAAGGTCACCTTGGTACCCCGCTCCTTCTGCATGACCAGGAACTGGGCGATGCAGGGCAGGAACAACGTCAGGGTAATAGCCGCCACGGTGAGCTGATGGGCGGTCATCAGGCCGGTTTTTTGCAGGTCGTAGAGCCCGGCCGCCCCGTAATCACGGCGGAAGAATCCGAACAGGAAGGCGACCGCTGACTCGTCCGGCAGCCCCAGCGCCCGGATAACGGGGATCAGGTTTTTGATCAGGAGTTGGAACAGGCCGGTAATCTGGCCGATCCAGATCAGGACGCTGGCGATGATGAACATCGGCAGGATTTCCCGGAAATACCAGACCATACGGGAGTAAGTTTTAATCAGGACATTGCCGAGGGTGGGCAGACGCAGGGGCGGGAGCTCCATGTAAAACATGGGCGGCTCGCCGGGTAACAGTTTGGCGGCCAGCCAGCCGGTCAGGAGCATGACCCCGGTGACGACCAAGGCCCAGATGGCCAGGGCGGCGCCCTGGCCGGAGAGTAACCCGATAATGACCCCTAATTGGGCGGAACAGGGAATGGCTAACGCCAGCAGAATGGTGCAGATGATGCGCTCCCGGGTTGTTTCCAGAGTCCGGGTGACCAGGGTGGCCATGGTGTCGCACCCGAAGCCGAGCACCATGGGGATGACCGCGCGGCCATTCAGGCCGATGCGTTTGAATCCCCGGTCAACCAGCAGGGCCAGGCGTGGCAGATAGCCGCTATCCTCAAGGGTGGCGAAGAAGAGGAAAAAGGCGCCGACGATCGGGAAGATGATGGCAATGGCATAACGTAGCCCAAGAGTCAGAACCCCGTATTCCCCGATCAGCAAGTCGCGCAGGGGCGCCCAGGGATGCAGGGCGTCCACCATGCGGATGATCCACGGAATGAGGTGGGTTTTAAAGACACTGTTTTCAAGAAAGTTCACGCAGGTGCCGGCGCCGAACTGGCCCACGAACTGGTAGAGGCCGAAGTAGAGGACGATGAAGACCAGCGGGTAGCCGGTGAGGGGCTGGGTGCAGATCCGGTTGATCAGGTTCCGTATCCGGGCGGGGGCCCGGACGGGAAGGCTCAGGCAGCCTTCCAGGAGTTGGCCCGTATGGGTGCGCAGGGAGAGCGTGACGTAATAATGCGGGGAGTGATTCAGCTTGGCTTTCGTGTTGGCCACGATGTCGAGAATGTTCGCGGCAGTTTTTTCGCCGACTTCCCTGACCAGCCGCTCCTGTTCCCGCAGGTCACTTTGCAACAGCAGGGTGGCCCGGGTCCGCGGCGAAATGGAACTGGCGGGGGACATGAGGGTGGCAATGGCGATAATGCCCTGCTCGATGATGGAGCCGCATTCGGTCCGGAGCATGGAGAGGGGCGGTGGCGTCTTGAGCCGGGCAATCAGTTTATTGATCCCTTCCCCGGTCAGTGACACGGTGGGGATGACGGGGATGCCCAGTCGCTCCGAAAGGGTGGCATGATCAATGGTGATGCCGAGGGCGCGCGCTTCGTCCATCATGTTCAGCGCGAGGACCACCGGCCGCCCGGTCTCAATCAGTTGCAGGGTGAGCCCGAGCATGCGGTCCAGGTTTTTGGCATCCACCACATGCACCACCACTTTGACCCGTGGGGAAAAGAGGATGTCGCTGGCCACCCGTTCCTCCTCGGTAATGGGGAGCAGGCTGTACGTGCCGGGGGTGTCGACAATTTCGCAGTCACGGCCCAATTCCTGGCAATGACCATGGGACACTTCAACGGTGGTGCCCGGATAATTGGATACGGTCACATATTGACCGGTCAGCCGGTTGAAGAGGGCACTTTTGCCGACATTCGGGTTTCCCACCAGCAGAATCAACGGCGCATCGGCTTTGGGTTCAACCCCGGACTCGCTGGCGTTCACCGCGCCGATCAGTTTTAAAAATGTAGTCTTGTTCATTGCGAAGGGTTCCGATATTACCAATGGAGTGAATGGCTTGCCAGTTTTTCTTGTGGGAGGGGCGCTATGCGCCGCGACAGACTCTGTTGGGTCCTGAGATGGCCAGTCGCGGCACGTAGTGCCCCTCCCACAAGAAGAAAACTGACCTGGGGCGGCATTTTTTTCTGGCGGGTTCAATTTCTTAAAGAATGAGGCGGTTTATGGAACTGGCGGCACGGACAACTTCGGATTATGAGTTTCTGGATGCGGGTGATGGATGCCGGCTAGAGCGATTCGGCTCCTATGTGTTCAACCGTCCCTCGCCGGTGGCGTTGTGGCATCCGGAACGGCCGGACCTGTGGAAACAGGCCGTTGGGGTCTATCATCGCAGCAACACCGGGGGTGGGGACTGGTCCTTTACCCGCCCGCCGCCCCCCCAGTGGCCGCTTAAATGGGATGATCTCACGTTTATGATCAAGCCGACCGGCTTCGGGCATATGGGGCTGTTTCCCGAGCATACCTGCCATTGGGATTGGGTGGCGGATCAGGTGAAGACCGGGCCGGCCCCCTGCCGGGTGCTGCATCTGTTTGCCTACACCGGGGCGATGACGCTTCAGGCCGCCCGGGCCGGGGCCGAGGTCTGCCATGTGGATGCGGTTCAGGATATCAATGATTGGGCGCGGCGGAATGCGGAGGCCAGCGGGCTCAAGGCCGCCCCGATCCGGTGGATCACCGATGATGTCACCAAATTTGTGGCAAGGGAAGGGCGTCGTGAACGGAAATATGACGCCATCATTTTCGATCCCCCTAGTTACGGAAAAGGCCCTGGCGGTGAGAAGTGGATCCTGGAAGAACACTTGATGCCGTTGCTGGATTCGCTGTTACCGCTGATGTCAGACCGGCCCCGGTTCGTGTTGTTTACCTGTCACACGCTCGGTTTTTCCCCGCCCCTGATGAAAAATCTGCTGGTGCCCTGGCTGGACCGGTTCGGGGGTAAGATCGAGGCCGGTACGATGGTCATGAAAAATGCCGCCTGCCGACGCGTTCTCCCCACCGGCTTTTTCGCCCGGTGGTCGGTGTAGTCATTACCCCACCGGCGGCATGAGCCAATTAAGATAGGCGTTCAGGATGGTGGGGCCCCACAGCATCCAGATCAGGGCGGCCGCCGCAATGTAGGGACCGAACGGGATGCGGCTTTGCATCTCTTTTTTGCCGGCAAGAATCATTGAAACCCCGAAGCCGGCTCCCAGGAAGGAGGAGGCCATCAGGGTGAAGACGACGGCCGGCCAGCCCAGAAACGCGCCAATGGCGCCCATGAGTTTGACATCGCCCATCCCCATGGCATCCTTGCGGAAAACCAGTTTGCCCAGCACGGCAATCGCCCATAACAGCCCGACCCCCAGCGAGCCCCCGAGCAGGGATGAGACAAAGCCGCCATACGCATCCGGCTGGCCTTGCAAGGCCGGCACCAGCGTGCTGAATCCCAGACCCAGCACGATCCCACCCAATGATACCCGGTCCGGGATGATCATGTGTTCCAGGTCCACAAAGGTACCCAGGGCCAGGCCGAAAACCGCCAACCAGAAGATGGGAATGATGGCAAAGTGACAGATGTGCGTCATGGCCAGAAACGGCGCCGGGTTGAGTTTGAGCCATACCATGACAAAGAGCACGGCAATCAGGGTTTCCACGATGACGTAGCGCGGCGAAATGGCACCCTGGCAATGCCGGCACCGGGCCCGCAGCACGCAGAAGCTGACGAGCGGGATGTTGTCGTACCAGCGGATGGCGTGATTGCAATGGGGACAGTGCGAGCCGGGGCTGATTACGGATTCTTCACGGGGGATCCGGTAGATACATACGTTAAGGAAGCTTCCCATGCAGGCGCCAAACCAGAATACAAGCCCCGTTAGGTAAAGATACAATCCCGGGCTCAATGAGGCAATGGCTTGGCAACTGGTCATAGGGCGGCTCTCCTGATCTTAATCGTAATCTTAATCCTAATCCTAATCCCTTTCACCCACCCGTTTTACACCCGCGGGTTGAACGCGGAAACTTTGGCGAGTTCCTCGAAGAGTTCTTTCTCCCTCGCGGACATATGTTTGGGGACCACGATCCGGATGATGGCCACGAGGTCTCCGGGCTCCACCCCCCGCTTTTGGGGCATTCCTTTGCCGCGAAGGCGGAGACGCTGGCCGGATTCGGTTCCCGGGGGAATAGTGATAAACGCCTGACCCTGCAAGGTGGGAATCGCGACTTTTGCGCCCAGGGCCGCCTCCCAGGGAGTCAACAGGCAATCAATCTCGAGATTATTCCCTTCAATCCTGAAGATGGGGTGCGGGGTAATGTGGATGGTCAAATAGAGGTCACCGGCGGTACCCCCGCCTGGCCCTGTTCCGCCTTGTCCGGCCAGCCGGATCCTGGCTCCTTCGCTGATGCCAGCGGGGATTTTGACCTGATAGGTTTTCGTCTGGGCATGGGTGCGAGCCCGTGGATCCTGATTGGAGGTTTGCAGGCTGATGCTTTTGGTACTGCCGTGGCACGCCTCCTCCAGCGTGATCGAGATCTCGGCTTCATGATCCTGCCCCTGGGAGGGGAATCCTTCGCCGCCACCCCACATGTTTTGAGGAGCGCCGCGAGAGGAGCGGCCACCCCGGTTCTGCCCGAACAGCATCTCGAAGAAATCACTGAACTCGCCCATGTCCTGGCCTTGGAAGCCGCGTCCGCCGCCTCCCGGGGTGCCGCCAAAGTCGAAGGGGCCACCGGTAGGGGGGCGGAACTCCTGGCCAGACTGCCAGTCTCGTCCCAACTGGTCATACCGGCCTCGTTTGGCGGGATCACTCAGCACTTCATAGGCTTCGCCAATTTCCTTGAAACGGGCTTCGGCACCAGCGCTTTTGTTCAGATCAGGATGATATTTGCGCGCCAACTTGCGGTAGGTTTTCTTGATCTCTTCCGCACTGGCCGTGCGCGGAATGCCCAGAATCTCATAATAGTCTTTGAATTTTACACTCATA from bacterium includes:
- a CDS encoding class I SAM-dependent methyltransferase, encoding MELAARTTSDYEFLDAGDGCRLERFGSYVFNRPSPVALWHPERPDLWKQAVGVYHRSNTGGGDWSFTRPPPPQWPLKWDDLTFMIKPTGFGHMGLFPEHTCHWDWVADQVKTGPAPCRVLHLFAYTGAMTLQAARAGAEVCHVDAVQDINDWARRNAEASGLKAAPIRWITDDVTKFVAREGRRERKYDAIIFDPPSYGKGPGGEKWILEEHLMPLLDSLLPLMSDRPRFVLFTCHTLGFSPPLMKNLLVPWLDRFGGKIEAGTMVMKNAACRRVLPTGFFARWSV
- a CDS encoding DnaJ C-terminal domain-containing protein, with translation MSVKFKDYYEILGIPRTASAEEIKKTYRKLARKYHPDLNKSAGAEARFKEIGEAYEVLSDPAKRGRYDQLGRDWQSGQEFRPPTGGPFDFGGTPGGGGRGFQGQDMGEFSDFFEMLFGQNRGGRSSRGAPQNMWGGGEGFPSQGQDHEAEISITLEEACHGSTKSISLQTSNQDPRARTHAQTKTYQVKIPAGISEGARIRLAGQGGTGPGGGTAGDLYLTIHITPHPIFRIEGNNLEIDCLLTPWEAALGAKVAIPTLQGQAFITIPPGTESGQRLRLRGKGMPQKRGVEPGDLVAIIRIVVPKHMSAREKELFEELAKVSAFNPRV
- the feoB gene encoding ferrous iron transport protein B codes for the protein MNKTTFLKLIGAVNASESGVEPKADAPLILLVGNPNVGKSALFNRLTGQYVTVSNYPGTTVEVSHGHCQELGRDCEIVDTPGTYSLLPITEEERVASDILFSPRVKVVVHVVDAKNLDRMLGLTLQLIETGRPVVLALNMMDEARALGITIDHATLSERLGIPVIPTVSLTGEGINKLIARLKTPPPLSMLRTECGSIIEQGIIAIATLMSPASSISPRTRATLLLQSDLREQERLVREVGEKTAANILDIVANTKAKLNHSPHYYVTLSLRTHTGQLLEGCLSLPVRAPARIRNLINRICTQPLTGYPLVFIVLYFGLYQFVGQFGAGTCVNFLENSVFKTHLIPWIIRMVDALHPWAPLRDLLIGEYGVLTLGLRYAIAIIFPIVGAFFLFFATLEDSGYLPRLALLVDRGFKRIGLNGRAVIPMVLGFGCDTMATLVTRTLETTRERIICTILLALAIPCSAQLGVIIGLLSGQGAALAIWALVVTGVMLLTGWLAAKLLPGEPPMFYMELPPLRLPTLGNVLIKTYSRMVWYFREILPMFIIASVLIWIGQITGLFQLLIKNLIPVIRALGLPDESAVAFLFGFFRRDYGAAGLYDLQKTGLMTAHQLTVAAITLTLFLPCIAQFLVMQKERGTKVTLWISAGVLVTAFSTGYLTHIVLLWMHF
- a CDS encoding metal-dependent transcriptional regulator; amino-acid sequence: MNDPRIEEVLEDLYLQHERHTRPPRPATDDTLKAAVAAGLITLTAGQPTLTESGLQGGRDVVRRHRLAECLLKDVLQVTGEEAEEDACQFEHILRPGLEDKICTLLGHPLTCPDGHPIPRGNCCLKAAEDRVQEVGPLCDGRAGQRGVVAYLSTRDNREIQKLMAMGILPGSDVCLIRLFPSYIFEIGQSQFTVDRILAEKIFVHWQ
- a CDS encoding prepilin peptidase; translated protein: MTSCQAIASLSPGLYLYLTGLVFWFGACMGSFLNVCIYRIPREESVISPGSHCPHCNHAIRWYDNIPLVSFCVLRARCRHCQGAISPRYVIVETLIAVLFVMVWLKLNPAPFLAMTHICHFAIIPIFWLAVFGLALGTFVDLEHMIIPDRVSLGGIVLGLGFSTLVPALQGQPDAYGGFVSSLLGGSLGVGLLWAIAVLGKLVFRKDAMGMGDVKLMGAIGAFLGWPAVVFTLMASSFLGAGFGVSMILAGKKEMQSRIPFGPYIAAAALIWMLWGPTILNAYLNWLMPPVG